A genomic segment from Synchiropus splendidus isolate RoL2022-P1 chromosome 18, RoL_Sspl_1.0, whole genome shotgun sequence encodes:
- the LOC128750153 gene encoding keratin, type I cytoskeletal 18-like, which yields MESHLRRKSSKIEFSRGPVHTHYAHSVSGGAGGRGVRISTTSGLGGYDYHSLPNTGAMAIGNEKIHMQHLNDRLASYLEKVRSLEKTNSSLEIKIREVIEKRGPLEGRDYAKYYTVIAELRAKIFDMIKANAQLTISVDNARLASDDFRVKMEYEMGMRQTVEADLARLRKVLDDTNVARLHLESDIESLKEELINLKKNHEIDVAELRRQITEASVHVDVDAPKGQDLARIMEEMRAKYEMIALKNQEELKAWHESQMTEVQVQVSEQTTALKDAVAILSETRRKHQALEIELQSAHSLRAALEATLRDIEARHNMEMEKLNAIILRLQEELSRIRADIQHNTHEYELLLNIKVKLETEIAEYRRLLDGGDFRLQDALDQKLVQTKVVTLTQTLVDGKVVSESKDVKATEKTVTN from the exons ATGGAAAGCCATTTGAGGCGAAAGAGCTCTAAAATCGAGTTCTCTCGAGGACCAGTGCACACTCACTATGCACACAGTGTCAGCGGAGGAGCAGGTGGACGTGGAGTCCGCATCTCCACAACCAGTGGGCTTGGTGGATATGACTACCATTCCCTGCCCAACACTGGAGCCATGGCTATCGGAAATGAGAAGATCCACATGCAGCATCTGAACGACCGCCTGGCCAGCTATCTGGAGAAGGTGAGGAGCCTGGAAAAGACCAACAGCAGTCTTGAGATCAAGATCAGGGAGGTCATCGAGAAGAGAGGCCCCTTGGAGGGAAGAGACTACGCCAAGTACTACACCGTCATTGCAGAGCTGAGAGCCAAG ATTTTCGACATGATCAAGGCAAACGCTCAGTTGACCATCTCTGTGGACAACGCACGCTTGGCGTCTGATGACTTCAGAGTGAA GATGGAGTACGAGATGGGCATGCGCCAGACTGTTGAGGCTGATCTGGCTCGACTGAGGAAGGTGCTGGACGACACCAACGTGGCTCGTCTTCACCTGGAGAGCGACATTGAGTCTCTGAAGGAAGAGCTGATCAACCTGAAGAAGAACCATGAGATC GATGTTGCTGAACTGCGCAGGCAGATCACCGAGGCCAGCGTCCATGTTGATGTGGACGCTCCCAAGGGTCAGGACCTGGCCAGAATCATGGAGGAGATGAGAGCGAAGTATGAGATGATCGCCCTGAAGAACCAGGAGGAACTCAAAGCGTGGCACGAGTCTCAG ATGACAGaagtccaggttcaggtgtcGGAACAGACGACAGCTCTGAAAGATGCCGTTGCTATACTGAGCGAAACAAGGCGGAAGCACCAGGCTTTGGAAATTGAGCTGCAGTCAGCACACAGCCTG AGAGCGGCTCTGGAGGCCACCCTGCGTGACATTGAGGCGCGGCACaacatggagatggagaagttgaacgcCATCATCCTGaggctgcaggaggagctgtCGCGCATCCGTGCCGACATCCAGCACAACACCCACGAGTACGAACTCCTGCTTAACATcaaggtgaagctggaaactGAGATCGCCGAGTACAGACGGCTGCTGGACGGCGGTGACTTCAG ACTTCAAGATGCTCTGGATCAGAAGCTGGTGCAAACCAAAGTGGTGACGCTGACTCAGACTCTGGTCGATGGCAAAGTGGTGTCTGAGAGCAAAGACGTCAAAGCCACTGAGAAGACTGTAACCAACTGA